A genome region from Cucumis sativus cultivar 9930 chromosome 4, Cucumber_9930_V3, whole genome shotgun sequence includes the following:
- the LOC116401613 gene encoding transcription factor TGA1-like isoform X1, which produces MNSSSTKFYNPGRMGLYEPIHHIGMWGETFRANANLDPPSSFIIEADPKLENQSDDASLGSLGDPHVYDQDDTKRIDKIQRRLAQNREAARKSRLRKKAYIKQLETSRIKLIQLEQELEKARQQGLLAGSRFDNNQLGLSGTTNSGIFAFESEYEQWVEEQNRQICDLRTAVHADITDIELRILVENAMRHYFKFFRMKAKAAKADVSYIMSGMWKTSAERLFLWIGGFRPSELLKVLIPQLETLTEQQISETGSLRKSCLQAEDALRQGMEKLQQNLFESVVAGQLGEGSYPLQMTAAMERLEALVSFVNQADHLRQETLQQMYKILTTRQSAQGLLTLGEFFQRLRALSSLWGNRPCEPA; this is translated from the exons atGAACTCATCATCCACTAAATTTTACAATCCAGGAAGGATGGGACTCTATGAACCTATCCACCATATTGGAATGTGGGGTGAAACTTTTAGAGCCAATGCCAATTTAGATCCACCCTCCTCTTTTATCATCGAAGCTGATCCCAAATTAGAAAATCAG TCAGATGATGCTTCACTTGGCTCACTTGGAGATCCTCACGTATATGACCAAGATGATACCAAACGAATTGATAAG ATTCAAAGAAGGCTGGCACAAAATCGGGAAGCAGCTCGCAAAAGTCGCCTACGGAAAAAG GCTTATATTAAGCAATTGGAAACAAGCCGCATAAAGCTCATTCAATTGGAGCAAGAACTTGAAAAGGCAAGACAACAA GGTCTCTTGGCTGGATCCCGATTTGATAATAACCAATTGGGTTTATCAGGAACCACAAATTCAG GCATCTTCGCATTTGAATCAGAGTATGAGCAATGGGTGGAAGAGCAGAACAGGCAGATTTGTGATCTGAGGACTGCTGTGCATGCTGATATTACTGATATCGAGCTTCGAATACTCGTGGAAAATGCAATGAGacattactttaaattttttcgcATGAAAGCTAAGGCTGCAAAAGCCGACGTCTCTTACATAATGTCAGGCATGTGGAAGACATCCGCCGAAAGACTTTTCTTATGGATAGGAGGATTTCGCCCTTCAGAACTTCTCAAG GTTTTGATACCTCAGCTGGAGACATTAACCGAACAACAAATTTCAGAAACGGGTAGCCTTAGAAAATCGTGTCTACAGGCAGAAGATGCTCTTAGACAAGGTATGGAAAAACTACAACAAAATCTATTTGAGAGCGTAGTGGCTGGTCAGCTAGGTGAAGGAAGTTATCCCCTACAGATGACTGCTGCAATGGAGAGATTAGAAGCGCTCGTTAGCTTTGTGAATCAG GCTGACCATCTACGACAGGAAACATTGCAACAGATGTACAAAATTCTAACGACTCGACAATCTGCTCAAGGCCTTCTTACACTGGGGGAGTTTTTCCAACGACTCCGAGCATTGAGCTCACTTTGGGGTAATCGTCCTTGTGAGCCTGCATAG
- the LOC116403551 gene encoding LOW QUALITY PROTEIN: alanine--glyoxylate aminotransferase 2 homolog 1, mitochondrial-like (The sequence of the model RefSeq protein was modified relative to this genomic sequence to represent the inferred CDS: inserted 1 base in 1 codon; deleted 1 base in 1 codon): MAFQTQFLKKALREANSKALHGFSRPTFCASFSSIPSSYAAMGADESKPVLPPFDYEPRPYKGPLTDEIFQKRKKFLGPSLFHYYQKPLNIVEGKMQYLFDENGRRYLDAFAGIVTVSCGHCHPDVLAAVNEQNKLLQHATTIYLHHGIADFAEALAEKMPGNLKVVYFVNSGTEANELAMLMARLYSGNLGMIALRNAYHGGSSNTIGLTALNTWKYPIPQGEIHHVVNPDPYRGVFGSDASGYVKDVQEHIDYGTSGKVAGFIAETIQGVGGAVELAPGYLKHVYDIVRNAGGVCIADEVQTGFGRTGSHYWGFETQGVIPDIVTMAKGIGNGLPLGAVVTTPEIASTMAQKIQFNTFGGNPVCSAWGLAVLRVIDRERRQAHCADVGSHLLERLRALQEKYEIIGDVRGRGLMVGVELVTDRKEKTPAKTETAVLFEKLRELGILVGKXGLHGNVFRIKPPMCFTKDDADFLVDALDYSISKL; the protein is encoded by the exons ATGGCGTTTCAAACCCAATTTTTGAAGAAGGCCCTCCGTGAGGCGAACTCGAAGGCGCTTCATGGCTTTTCCAGGCCAACCTTTTGCGcttctttctcttccattCCTTCTTCTTACGCTGCCATGGGTGCCGACGAATCCAAACCTGTTCTTCCGCCCTTTGATTATGAACCGAGGCCTTACAAAGGGCCTCTCACCGATGAAATTTTTCAGAAGCGGAAGAAGTTTTTAGGGCCTTCGCTTTTCCACTACTACCAGAAGCCA CTCAACATTGTAGAAGGAAAAATGCAGTATTTGTTTGATGAGAATGGTAGGCGCTACCTTGATGCTTTTGCTGGAATAGTTACTGTATCCTGTGGGCATTGCCATCCTGATGTTTTGGCTGCAGTCAATGagcaaaataaacttttaCAGCATGCTACAACCATATACCTACACCATGGGATAGCTGATTTTGCTGAAGCATTGGCAGAAAAAATGCCTGGAAATTTGAAg gttgtttattttgtaaactcTGGGACAGAAGCAAATGAATTAGCCATGCTTATGGCCCGCCTGTACAGTGGTAATCTCGGTATGATTGCACTGAGAAATGCATACCATGGAGGAAGTTCCAACACAATTGGACTGACGGCTTTGAACACATGGAAGTACCCAATACCTCAG GGCGAAATTCATCACGTTGTGAATCCTGATCCATATCGTGGTGTCTTTGGGTCAGATGCTAGTGGTTATGTCAAGGATGTCCAAGAGCATATTGATTATGGTACTTCAGGAAAAGTTGCTGGATTTATAGCTGAAACAATTCAG GGTGTTGGAGGAGCTGTTGAATTAGCACCTGGATACTTGAAACATGTTTATGATATTGTTCGCAATGCTGGTGGTGTTTGCATTGCTGATGAGGTCCAAACTGGCTTTGGTCGAACGGGAAGCCATTATTGGGGCTTTGAAACACAGGGTGTGATTCCCGATATAGTAACGAtggcaaag GGTATTGGAAATGGTTTACCATTGGGAGCAGTGGTGACAACGCCTGAAATAGCGAGCACAATGGCTCAAAAAATTCAGTTCAATACTTTTGGAGGGAACCCAGTTTGTTCCGCT TGGGGACTTGCAGTTCTAAGAGTTATTGACAGAGAGAGGCGTCAAGCACATTGTGCTGATGTTGGTTCGCACTTACTGGAGAGATTGAGAGCTCTCcaggaaaaatatgaaa TCATAGGAGATGTACGAGGAAGGGGATTAATGGTAGGTGTAGAGCTCGTAACTGATCGGAAGGAAAAAACCCCAGCAAAGACTGAAACCGCAGTATTGTTCGAGAAACTAAGAG AACTGGGCATTCTCGTCGGAA GGGGTCTGCATGGCAATGTATTTCGAATAAAACCTCCCATGTGTTTCACCAAAGATGATGCAG ATTTTCTTGTTGATGCTTTGGACTATTCCATTTCAAAGCTGTAA
- the LOC116401613 gene encoding transcription factor TGA1-like isoform X2, which produces MNSSSTKFYNPGRMGLYEPIHHIGMWGETFRANANLDPPSSFIIEADPKLENQSDDASLGSLGDPHVYDQDDTKRIDKIQRRLAQNREAARKSRLRKKAYIKQLETSRIKLIQLEQELEKGLLAGSRFDNNQLGLSGTTNSGIFAFESEYEQWVEEQNRQICDLRTAVHADITDIELRILVENAMRHYFKFFRMKAKAAKADVSYIMSGMWKTSAERLFLWIGGFRPSELLKVLIPQLETLTEQQISETGSLRKSCLQAEDALRQGMEKLQQNLFESVVAGQLGEGSYPLQMTAAMERLEALVSFVNQADHLRQETLQQMYKILTTRQSAQGLLTLGEFFQRLRALSSLWGNRPCEPA; this is translated from the exons atGAACTCATCATCCACTAAATTTTACAATCCAGGAAGGATGGGACTCTATGAACCTATCCACCATATTGGAATGTGGGGTGAAACTTTTAGAGCCAATGCCAATTTAGATCCACCCTCCTCTTTTATCATCGAAGCTGATCCCAAATTAGAAAATCAG TCAGATGATGCTTCACTTGGCTCACTTGGAGATCCTCACGTATATGACCAAGATGATACCAAACGAATTGATAAG ATTCAAAGAAGGCTGGCACAAAATCGGGAAGCAGCTCGCAAAAGTCGCCTACGGAAAAAG GCTTATATTAAGCAATTGGAAACAAGCCGCATAAAGCTCATTCAATTGGAGCAAGAACTTGAAAAG GGTCTCTTGGCTGGATCCCGATTTGATAATAACCAATTGGGTTTATCAGGAACCACAAATTCAG GCATCTTCGCATTTGAATCAGAGTATGAGCAATGGGTGGAAGAGCAGAACAGGCAGATTTGTGATCTGAGGACTGCTGTGCATGCTGATATTACTGATATCGAGCTTCGAATACTCGTGGAAAATGCAATGAGacattactttaaattttttcgcATGAAAGCTAAGGCTGCAAAAGCCGACGTCTCTTACATAATGTCAGGCATGTGGAAGACATCCGCCGAAAGACTTTTCTTATGGATAGGAGGATTTCGCCCTTCAGAACTTCTCAAG GTTTTGATACCTCAGCTGGAGACATTAACCGAACAACAAATTTCAGAAACGGGTAGCCTTAGAAAATCGTGTCTACAGGCAGAAGATGCTCTTAGACAAGGTATGGAAAAACTACAACAAAATCTATTTGAGAGCGTAGTGGCTGGTCAGCTAGGTGAAGGAAGTTATCCCCTACAGATGACTGCTGCAATGGAGAGATTAGAAGCGCTCGTTAGCTTTGTGAATCAG GCTGACCATCTACGACAGGAAACATTGCAACAGATGTACAAAATTCTAACGACTCGACAATCTGCTCAAGGCCTTCTTACACTGGGGGAGTTTTTCCAACGACTCCGAGCATTGAGCTCACTTTGGGGTAATCGTCCTTGTGAGCCTGCATAG
- the LOC116401613 gene encoding transcription factor TGA1-like isoform X4 has protein sequence MNSSSTKFYNPGRMGLYEPIHHIGMWGETFRANANLDPPSSFIIEADPKLENQSDDASLGSLGDPHVYDQDDTKRIDKIQRRLAQNREAARKSRLRKKAYIKQLETSRIKLIQLEQELEKARQQGLLAGSRFDNNQLGLSGTTNSGIFAFESEYEQWVEEQNRQICDLRTAVHADITDIELRILVENAMRHYFKFFRMKAKAAKADVSYIMSGMWKTSAERLFLWIGGFRPSELLKVLIPQLETLTEQQISETGSLRKSCLQAEDALRQGMEKLQQNLFESVVAGQLGEGSYPLQMTAAMERLEALVSFVNQMYKILTTRQSAQGLLTLGEFFQRLRALSSLWGNRPCEPA, from the exons atGAACTCATCATCCACTAAATTTTACAATCCAGGAAGGATGGGACTCTATGAACCTATCCACCATATTGGAATGTGGGGTGAAACTTTTAGAGCCAATGCCAATTTAGATCCACCCTCCTCTTTTATCATCGAAGCTGATCCCAAATTAGAAAATCAG TCAGATGATGCTTCACTTGGCTCACTTGGAGATCCTCACGTATATGACCAAGATGATACCAAACGAATTGATAAG ATTCAAAGAAGGCTGGCACAAAATCGGGAAGCAGCTCGCAAAAGTCGCCTACGGAAAAAG GCTTATATTAAGCAATTGGAAACAAGCCGCATAAAGCTCATTCAATTGGAGCAAGAACTTGAAAAGGCAAGACAACAA GGTCTCTTGGCTGGATCCCGATTTGATAATAACCAATTGGGTTTATCAGGAACCACAAATTCAG GCATCTTCGCATTTGAATCAGAGTATGAGCAATGGGTGGAAGAGCAGAACAGGCAGATTTGTGATCTGAGGACTGCTGTGCATGCTGATATTACTGATATCGAGCTTCGAATACTCGTGGAAAATGCAATGAGacattactttaaattttttcgcATGAAAGCTAAGGCTGCAAAAGCCGACGTCTCTTACATAATGTCAGGCATGTGGAAGACATCCGCCGAAAGACTTTTCTTATGGATAGGAGGATTTCGCCCTTCAGAACTTCTCAAG GTTTTGATACCTCAGCTGGAGACATTAACCGAACAACAAATTTCAGAAACGGGTAGCCTTAGAAAATCGTGTCTACAGGCAGAAGATGCTCTTAGACAAGGTATGGAAAAACTACAACAAAATCTATTTGAGAGCGTAGTGGCTGGTCAGCTAGGTGAAGGAAGTTATCCCCTACAGATGACTGCTGCAATGGAGAGATTAGAAGCGCTCGTTAGCTTTGTGAATCAG ATGTACAAAATTCTAACGACTCGACAATCTGCTCAAGGCCTTCTTACACTGGGGGAGTTTTTCCAACGACTCCGAGCATTGAGCTCACTTTGGGGTAATCGTCCTTGTGAGCCTGCATAG
- the LOC116401613 gene encoding transcription factor TGA1-like isoform X3 encodes MNSSSTKFYNPGRMGLYEPIHHIGMWGETFRANANLDPPSSFIIEADPKLENQSDDASLGSLGDPHVYDQDDTKRIDKIQRRLAQNREAARKSRLRKKAYIKQLETSRIKLIQLEQELEKARQQGLLAGSRFDNNQLGLSGTTNSGIFAFESEYEQWVEEQNRQICDLRTAVHADITDIELRILVENAMRHYFKFFRMKAKAAKADVSYIMSGMWKTSAERLFLWIGGFRPSELLKVLIPQLETLTEQQISETGSLRKSCLQAEDALRQGMEKLQQNLFESVVAGQLGEGSYPLQMTAAMERLEALVSFVNQETLQQMYKILTTRQSAQGLLTLGEFFQRLRALSSLWGNRPCEPA; translated from the exons atGAACTCATCATCCACTAAATTTTACAATCCAGGAAGGATGGGACTCTATGAACCTATCCACCATATTGGAATGTGGGGTGAAACTTTTAGAGCCAATGCCAATTTAGATCCACCCTCCTCTTTTATCATCGAAGCTGATCCCAAATTAGAAAATCAG TCAGATGATGCTTCACTTGGCTCACTTGGAGATCCTCACGTATATGACCAAGATGATACCAAACGAATTGATAAG ATTCAAAGAAGGCTGGCACAAAATCGGGAAGCAGCTCGCAAAAGTCGCCTACGGAAAAAG GCTTATATTAAGCAATTGGAAACAAGCCGCATAAAGCTCATTCAATTGGAGCAAGAACTTGAAAAGGCAAGACAACAA GGTCTCTTGGCTGGATCCCGATTTGATAATAACCAATTGGGTTTATCAGGAACCACAAATTCAG GCATCTTCGCATTTGAATCAGAGTATGAGCAATGGGTGGAAGAGCAGAACAGGCAGATTTGTGATCTGAGGACTGCTGTGCATGCTGATATTACTGATATCGAGCTTCGAATACTCGTGGAAAATGCAATGAGacattactttaaattttttcgcATGAAAGCTAAGGCTGCAAAAGCCGACGTCTCTTACATAATGTCAGGCATGTGGAAGACATCCGCCGAAAGACTTTTCTTATGGATAGGAGGATTTCGCCCTTCAGAACTTCTCAAG GTTTTGATACCTCAGCTGGAGACATTAACCGAACAACAAATTTCAGAAACGGGTAGCCTTAGAAAATCGTGTCTACAGGCAGAAGATGCTCTTAGACAAGGTATGGAAAAACTACAACAAAATCTATTTGAGAGCGTAGTGGCTGGTCAGCTAGGTGAAGGAAGTTATCCCCTACAGATGACTGCTGCAATGGAGAGATTAGAAGCGCTCGTTAGCTTTGTGAATCAG GAAACATTGCAACAGATGTACAAAATTCTAACGACTCGACAATCTGCTCAAGGCCTTCTTACACTGGGGGAGTTTTTCCAACGACTCCGAGCATTGAGCTCACTTTGGGGTAATCGTCCTTGTGAGCCTGCATAG